In one window of Pirellulales bacterium DNA:
- a CDS encoding class IV adenylate cyclase, producing MSTPSDLAPVRRNVELKARLDDLAAARRIACELATQLLGTQRQVDTYFRVAQGRLKLREIDQATGQLIWYSRPDQTAAKTSEYRLVEVCDCAGLRAALAEACGVLVEVDKQREVFLFEQVRIHLDEVRGLGSFLEFEAVLQPDEPIEAGLRQVALLSERFQLTSRQQVAASYSDLLREASRSCQS from the coding sequence ATGTCGACGCCGTCCGACTTGGCTCCTGTGCGGCGCAACGTCGAGCTCAAAGCGCGACTCGACGACCTGGCAGCTGCTCGCCGAATCGCCTGCGAACTGGCGACCCAGCTTCTCGGCACGCAGCGCCAGGTGGATACGTACTTTCGCGTGGCCCAAGGGCGGCTCAAGCTGCGCGAGATCGACCAGGCGACTGGTCAGTTGATCTGGTACTCGCGTCCCGACCAAACAGCGGCAAAGACGAGCGAATACCGACTCGTCGAGGTGTGCGACTGTGCGGGACTGCGCGCAGCACTTGCCGAGGCGTGCGGCGTATTGGTCGAGGTCGATAAGCAACGCGAGGTGTTCCTATTCGAGCAGGTGCGGATTCACCTTGACGAAGTGCGCGGCCTGGGGAGCTTCTTGGAATTCGAGGCCGTTTTGCAGCCGGACGAGCCGATCGAGGCCGGACTGCGGCAGGTTGCGCTGCTCTCCGAGCGATTTCAGTTGACGTCACGACAGCAGGTCGCCGCCTCGTACAGCGATCTGCTGCGGGAAGCCAGCCGATCGTGCCAGTCGTAG
- a CDS encoding citrate synthase, giving the protein MGEAAVLKLGQREVELPVLKGSEGEMAVDVSKLRGQTGYITLDEGYVNTGATTSNITFLDGEQGILRYRGYPIEVLAEQCDFLEVSYLLMYGELPTVEQLDKFRESLKRHTMLHEDMRSFYNGFPRDAHPMAILGSVVAALSTFYQDFLNPRDPRQVETSIYRLMAKLPTIAAFSYKKSIGQPFIYPMNSLDYCENFLQMMFAVPTEPYKIDPDFVDALNLLLIVHADHEQNCSTSTVRMVGSSDANLFASISAGICALWGPLHGGANQACVEMLEAIQADGGNVGKYIDMAKDRNSSFRLMGFGHRVYKNYDPRATIIKRTCDRLLSKLHTHDPIFDIAKELEEVALSDPYFIERKLYPNVDFYSGVIYRAMGIPVQMFTVLFAIGRLPGWIAHWLEMHASPGKKICRPRQIYTGPVTRDFLPIEKR; this is encoded by the coding sequence ATGGGCGAGGCCGCGGTACTGAAACTTGGTCAACGAGAAGTCGAACTCCCCGTCCTCAAAGGCTCCGAGGGGGAGATGGCGGTCGACGTCTCGAAGCTGCGGGGCCAAACCGGTTACATCACCCTCGACGAAGGCTACGTCAACACCGGGGCGACAACGAGCAATATCACCTTTCTCGACGGCGAGCAGGGCATCCTGCGTTATCGCGGCTATCCGATCGAGGTGCTGGCCGAGCAGTGCGACTTTCTCGAAGTCAGCTACCTGCTGATGTACGGCGAGTTGCCGACGGTGGAGCAGTTGGACAAGTTCCGCGAATCGCTCAAGCGGCACACGATGCTGCACGAGGACATGCGCTCGTTCTACAACGGCTTTCCCCGCGATGCCCATCCCATGGCGATCCTGGGCTCGGTCGTGGCGGCGCTGTCGACCTTCTACCAGGACTTTCTGAATCCGCGCGATCCACGACAGGTTGAGACCTCGATCTATCGCCTGATGGCCAAGCTGCCGACGATCGCCGCGTTCAGCTACAAGAAATCGATCGGCCAGCCGTTCATCTACCCGATGAACAGCCTCGATTACTGCGAAAACTTCTTGCAGATGATGTTCGCGGTGCCGACGGAGCCCTACAAAATCGACCCGGATTTTGTCGACGCGCTCAACTTGTTGTTGATCGTGCATGCCGATCACGAGCAGAACTGCAGCACGTCAACGGTGCGCATGGTCGGCTCGAGCGACGCCAACCTGTTCGCCTCGATTTCCGCCGGCATTTGCGCCCTATGGGGGCCCCTGCACGGCGGGGCGAACCAGGCCTGCGTCGAGATGCTCGAGGCCATTCAGGCCGACGGCGGCAACGTCGGCAAGTACATCGACATGGCCAAGGACCGCAACAGCTCGTTCCGGTTGATGGGTTTTGGCCACCGCGTGTACAAGAACTACGATCCCCGCGCCACGATCATCAAGCGGACGTGCGACCGCCTGCTGAGCAAGCTGCATACGCACGATCCGATCTTCGACATCGCCAAGGAACTCGAGGAAGTCGCGCTCAGCGATCCTTATTTCATCGAACGCAAACTCTACCCGAACGTCGATTTCTACTCGGGCGTGATCTACCGTGCGATGGGCATCCCCGTGCAAATGTTCACGGTCTTGTTCGCCATCGGACGCCTGCCGGGCTGGATCGCCCATTGGCTGGAGATGCACGCCTCGCCGGGCAAGAAGATCTGTCGCCCGCGACAGATTTACACCGGCCCTGTCACGCGCGATTTCTTGCCGATCGAGAAGCGGTAG
- a CDS encoding PAS domain S-box protein: MDDGIHRRDEGLASWLLPTLVAWLLTFVAFGFVWAEHDRETRAQLEMLRNDLAWVHNTLVDGLEAHEAFVDIVADRILDLGDGAPGLVAQCEKYVQAHPALLRLQWHDAQGLRRRIVPQQGSESLLDRPLESAVALAAMRQSQQSRMATFSPIVGLATGETGFYLFRPVFRGEELHGTLAAIFSLNTQIADTVPSSTLDRRGLRFVQGNEVVFQTAAAVAPPNIFGLSLRDAGLPSEVLIVDRQPSSTGLSNGQWGTIAVLSMGAGLVTWMAQRATTLRRQHLRTLRVNFAAVEQSHEAVLITRRRPHQDGAAIDYLNPAFTALTGFTAQDLDGRPLRDLARSLGQEFLAAAQRALATGRGAYCEITGTRKDGAPLLADASVSPVRVAGTNVTHLIVSLRDIRSRRAAEAALRQAGERIRDLYDQAPCGYHSLDENGTIVEINRTALEWLGYSRDEVVGRMHISQIAAEPAERVRERFERMKQQGYLKDVEIDLRRRDGTTFPALLNVAATYNDQGKFVMTRSTYVDLSERKAAEMKLRQSDRLVALGTLAAGIAHEINNPVGTIQLAAELALGASNELIETPRLQQALEQIVQDAKRCGRIVRGLLRFAREGNLQPRPAECNELVRSAVGLVREYGASRGVLIVAELAENLPPVRVQETEMEQVLVNLLRNAIEASPRESQVTVRTRADKDAVVLAVCDRGRGMNDEQRNRIFDPFYSTRSHEGGTGLGLSLVHGIVLAHGGSIGVQSAPGEGTTIEVCLPREMEHDTGTQPEGSK, from the coding sequence ATGGATGACGGGATTCATAGACGTGACGAGGGCCTGGCCAGTTGGCTGCTGCCGACCTTGGTGGCTTGGCTGCTGACCTTTGTCGCCTTTGGGTTCGTTTGGGCGGAGCACGATCGCGAGACGCGCGCACAGCTCGAAATGCTGCGCAACGATCTGGCTTGGGTCCACAACACGCTTGTCGATGGACTCGAGGCCCACGAGGCGTTCGTAGACATTGTAGCCGACCGCATTCTCGACCTGGGCGACGGCGCACCGGGCCTCGTCGCGCAATGCGAAAAGTACGTCCAGGCTCATCCCGCGCTGCTGCGGCTTCAATGGCATGATGCGCAGGGTCTCCGCCGCAGGATCGTGCCCCAGCAAGGGTCCGAAAGTCTGCTGGACCGGCCGCTCGAATCGGCGGTCGCCCTCGCAGCCATGCGCCAATCGCAGCAATCGCGGATGGCAACATTCTCCCCGATTGTCGGGCTGGCGACCGGCGAAACGGGCTTCTATCTCTTCCGGCCCGTGTTCCGTGGCGAAGAGCTGCACGGCACACTGGCCGCCATATTTTCCCTGAACACCCAGATCGCGGACACGGTGCCGAGCAGCACGCTCGATCGGCGGGGGCTGCGCTTTGTGCAAGGCAACGAAGTCGTGTTCCAAACGGCCGCGGCGGTCGCGCCCCCCAACATCTTTGGCTTGAGCCTGCGCGACGCCGGTTTGCCCAGCGAGGTGCTGATTGTTGACCGCCAACCGAGTTCGACCGGCCTGAGCAACGGCCAATGGGGCACCATCGCCGTGTTGTCGATGGGTGCTGGATTGGTGACCTGGATGGCCCAACGCGCCACTACCTTGAGACGACAGCACCTGCGCACGCTGCGAGTCAATTTCGCCGCCGTCGAGCAATCGCACGAAGCCGTGCTGATCACCCGCCGACGGCCGCACCAGGACGGAGCGGCGATCGATTATTTGAACCCTGCATTTACCGCGCTCACCGGCTTCACTGCCCAAGATCTCGACGGCCGGCCTTTACGAGATCTGGCCAGGTCGCTTGGCCAAGAGTTCCTGGCCGCCGCGCAGCGGGCGCTCGCGACCGGTCGCGGGGCGTATTGCGAGATTACCGGCACTCGGAAAGACGGAGCGCCCTTGCTGGCTGACGCAAGTGTATCTCCCGTGCGCGTGGCTGGGACTAATGTAACTCATTTAATTGTCAGCTTGCGCGATATACGGTCGCGCCGCGCGGCCGAGGCCGCGCTGCGGCAAGCCGGCGAACGCATACGTGATCTCTACGACCAGGCCCCCTGTGGTTACCATTCGCTCGACGAAAACGGAACGATCGTCGAGATTAATCGGACGGCTCTGGAATGGCTCGGTTATTCGCGCGACGAAGTCGTGGGCCGCATGCACATCAGCCAGATCGCGGCGGAGCCCGCGGAACGGGTCCGTGAACGGTTTGAGCGCATGAAACAGCAAGGCTACCTCAAGGACGTCGAGATCGACCTTCGCCGCCGCGATGGCACGACGTTTCCCGCGTTGCTCAATGTCGCGGCGACCTACAACGATCAGGGCAAGTTTGTCATGACGCGATCGACATATGTCGATCTCAGCGAACGCAAAGCGGCGGAAATGAAGCTCCGTCAGTCCGACCGCCTGGTGGCCCTCGGCACGCTGGCCGCCGGCATCGCCCACGAAATCAACAACCCGGTCGGCACGATTCAGCTCGCCGCCGAGCTGGCCTTGGGCGCATCGAACGAGTTGATCGAGACCCCGCGGTTGCAGCAGGCCTTGGAACAAATCGTGCAAGATGCCAAGCGCTGCGGCCGGATCGTGCGCGGGTTGCTGCGATTTGCGCGCGAAGGCAACCTCCAACCTCGCCCGGCCGAATGCAACGAGTTGGTGCGTTCGGCCGTCGGGCTGGTCCGCGAATACGGGGCCAGCCGTGGCGTGCTGATCGTGGCCGAGCTGGCCGAGAACCTGCCACCTGTGCGGGTCCAAGAGACCGAGATGGAGCAGGTGCTGGTCAATTTGCTCCGCAATGCGATCGAGGCCAGCCCGCGCGAATCGCAGGTCACCGTCCGGACGCGCGCCGACAAAGATGCGGTGGTGCTGGCCGTTTGCGATCGCGGTCGCGGTATGAACGACGAGCAGCGCAACAGGATCTTCGACCCGTTCTATTCGACCCGCAGCCACGAAGGCGGCACCGGCTTGGGACTCAGCCTGGTGCACGGCATCGTACTCGCCCATGGCGGCAGCATCGGCGTGCAGTCGGCGCCGGGCGAAGGCACCACGATCGAAGTTTGCTTGCCCCGCGAGATGGAACACGACACGGGGACCCAGCCGGAGGGCTCAAAATGA
- a CDS encoding c-type cytochrome, which produces MLDQGRLAVVVNQSSNSVSLVALGTGTVLDECSVGRRPSAIMLSPAGEPWVTTAHGGEVIRLTCDGLRLAVQARVSIGGEPHGLAFSPDGKTAYVAQVAAAQIAVIDTATMARTGQIPVGRWPRYLAMNPDGDRLAVGLSGEGGIAVVDVATQQVLFRENFLGLNFGHMRASHDGRHVYFPWVVYRNNPITQSNIRLGWVLASRIARVRLDEHHRREALSLDPPGRAVADPFGIDLTPDEQWIVATASGSHELLIYRAEGLPWKDYGGPGDHIDPELLADGERFARVELGGRPLAVRVAADGRRAWVANALLDALQEVDLVERRVVREIRLGGPTEPSLARLGEAIFFDGRRSLDQWYSCHTCHYEGGTNLLTMDTTNDGQFHGTFKTVKPLFDVTRTGPWTWHGWQHDFPAALRKSLDDTMLGPQPTDEDVTALAAYLETLRPAPPSGALDAEGRLTPAAARGQAIFAGEVAGCAQCHRGPYLSDEEVHDVGTGSPGDKYQGFNTPVLIGVAQRARWLHDGRARSLQELLTGPHAPEQVGGQRALTPEERADLIEYLQSL; this is translated from the coding sequence TTGCTCGATCAAGGCCGCCTGGCCGTCGTGGTCAATCAATCCTCAAACAGCGTATCGCTCGTCGCTCTCGGTACCGGCACGGTGCTCGACGAATGTTCGGTTGGCCGCCGGCCCTCCGCCATCATGCTGTCGCCCGCCGGCGAGCCGTGGGTGACGACGGCCCATGGCGGTGAAGTGATCCGGCTCACATGCGATGGACTTCGCCTCGCCGTGCAAGCCCGTGTCTCGATTGGCGGCGAGCCCCATGGACTGGCATTCAGCCCGGACGGCAAGACAGCCTACGTCGCCCAGGTGGCAGCCGCTCAGATCGCGGTGATCGATACCGCCACCATGGCGCGGACCGGCCAGATTCCGGTCGGTCGCTGGCCACGCTACCTGGCGATGAATCCCGACGGCGATCGGCTGGCCGTGGGACTGTCGGGCGAAGGGGGCATCGCCGTCGTCGACGTGGCCACGCAACAAGTGCTGTTTCGCGAGAACTTCCTGGGGCTCAACTTCGGCCACATGCGCGCGTCGCACGATGGCCGCCATGTCTACTTTCCGTGGGTGGTCTATCGCAATAATCCCATCACGCAATCCAACATTCGTTTGGGCTGGGTGCTGGCGAGCCGAATTGCCCGCGTCAGGCTCGACGAACATCATCGTCGCGAGGCCCTTTCGCTCGATCCGCCTGGTCGCGCCGTCGCCGACCCGTTCGGCATCGATCTGACTCCCGATGAGCAGTGGATCGTCGCCACAGCTTCGGGGTCGCACGAATTGCTGATCTACCGGGCCGAAGGACTGCCCTGGAAGGACTACGGCGGACCGGGCGATCACATCGATCCCGAGCTGTTGGCCGATGGCGAGCGTTTCGCGCGAGTCGAGCTCGGTGGCCGCCCCCTGGCAGTACGCGTCGCGGCCGATGGCCGCCGCGCGTGGGTGGCCAATGCCTTGCTCGACGCATTGCAAGAGGTCGACCTGGTCGAGCGGCGCGTCGTGCGCGAGATTCGCTTGGGAGGTCCCACCGAGCCGAGCCTGGCTCGGCTCGGCGAAGCGATTTTCTTCGATGGCCGCCGCAGTCTCGATCAGTGGTATAGCTGTCATACCTGTCACTATGAAGGAGGTACAAACCTCCTCACGATGGACACGACCAACGACGGACAGTTCCATGGCACCTTCAAGACGGTCAAGCCGCTGTTCGACGTGACAAGAACCGGGCCCTGGACCTGGCACGGCTGGCAGCATGACTTCCCGGCGGCGCTGCGCAAGTCGCTCGACGACACCATGCTCGGGCCGCAGCCCACCGACGAGGACGTGACCGCGCTGGCCGCCTACCTCGAAACACTCCGGCCGGCCCCGCCCAGCGGCGCGCTCGACGCGGAAGGCCGCCTGACTCCCGCCGCGGCGCGCGGCCAGGCAATTTTTGCCGGCGAAGTCGCGGGCTGTGCCCAATGTCATCGAGGTCCGTACCTGTCTGACGAGGAGGTGCACGACGTGGGCACGGGATCGCCGGGCGACAAGTACCAGGGCTTCAACACGCCGGTCCTCATCGGCGTGGCCCAGCGTGCGCGTTGGTTGCACGACGGCCGGGCAAGATCGCTCCAAGAGCTGCTAACGGGCCCTCATGCTCCCGAGCAGGTAGGCGGTCAGCGCGCCTTGACCCCCGAGGAGCGCGCCGATTTGATTGAGTACCTGCAAAGTCTTTAA
- a CDS encoding WD40 repeat domain-containing protein, which yields MKLAVRTLIAGVVLALGLATPAGAQSPPTIEAARVLRMPTAADRNTAPVVSAVAISANAQLAATAGDDHLVRIWRTSDGSVQQILRGHTDWVRAAVFHPDQKHLLTAGDDRRIRVWDLASGDMIRALPRHPQVIYALALSRDGQIVAAAGFEEAIRLYKPLTGEMINELTATCPDVRTLAFAPDGRTLAAGGRDGRIALFDAVAGSPLRDFAAHDRRIHVLSFSADGQELVSAGADEVIRISRVDNGAEVAELVHLPGQVRSLAWCGPRQIATGGTDNRIQLWDLDSRREVARLVGHDGTVAALACNVDQGALVSGSYDTTLRIWNLTGGAAATARKPGARRDTQ from the coding sequence GTGAAGCTTGCCGTCAGGACGCTGATCGCTGGAGTGGTTCTGGCCTTGGGTCTCGCGACGCCCGCGGGGGCGCAATCGCCCCCGACAATCGAAGCCGCGCGGGTGCTCCGCATGCCGACCGCGGCCGATCGCAACACGGCCCCCGTGGTGTCGGCCGTGGCCATTTCGGCCAATGCGCAGCTGGCCGCGACGGCGGGCGACGATCACCTGGTGCGCATCTGGCGGACGAGCGACGGGAGCGTCCAACAAATCCTGCGCGGACATACCGACTGGGTCCGCGCCGCCGTGTTTCATCCAGATCAGAAACACTTGCTGACCGCGGGCGACGACCGGCGCATCCGCGTCTGGGACCTGGCCAGCGGGGACATGATTCGCGCGCTGCCGCGCCATCCGCAGGTGATCTATGCCCTGGCGTTGAGTCGCGACGGCCAGATCGTGGCCGCGGCGGGCTTCGAGGAGGCCATCCGCCTCTACAAACCGCTGACGGGCGAAATGATCAACGAATTGACCGCGACGTGCCCCGACGTCCGCACGCTAGCCTTCGCGCCCGACGGCCGGACGCTCGCGGCGGGCGGCCGTGACGGGCGGATCGCGCTGTTCGACGCCGTGGCCGGGTCGCCGCTGCGCGATTTTGCCGCGCACGATCGGCGGATTCACGTGCTGAGCTTCTCGGCCGACGGTCAGGAGTTAGTCAGCGCCGGCGCCGACGAGGTGATTCGCATCTCGCGCGTCGACAACGGCGCCGAGGTCGCCGAGTTGGTGCACTTGCCCGGTCAGGTGCGCTCGCTCGCCTGGTGTGGGCCGCGCCAGATCGCGACCGGCGGCACCGACAATCGGATTCAGCTTTGGGACCTCGACAGCCGCCGAGAAGTGGCCCGCCTGGTCGGTCACGACGGCACCGTCGCGGCGCTCGCCTGCAACGTCGATCAAGGTGCCCTCGTCTCGGGCAGCTACGACACCACATTACGGATCTGGAATCTTACCGGCGGCGCTGCAGCCACGGCTCGGAAGCCAGGCGCTCGCCGCGACACCCAATAG
- a CDS encoding type 1 glutamine amidotransferase: MVPLPLAGKRFLFFVDEVYEDLELWYPRLRLIEAGAAITVAGPKAGHKYLGKHGYPCVADAAIADMEAGDFHGVVLPGGFMPDKLRRDAQVLNIVRSMDQAAKLVAAICHGGWIAISAGVYRGVRVTGSLGIKDDLINAGAHWEDAPVVVDRHFVSSRKPDDLPDFCRAILGVVS; the protein is encoded by the coding sequence ATGGTACCGCTGCCCTTGGCGGGAAAACGCTTCCTGTTCTTTGTCGACGAGGTCTACGAAGACCTGGAGTTGTGGTATCCGCGGCTGAGACTGATCGAGGCCGGTGCGGCCATCACGGTCGCGGGCCCCAAGGCGGGCCACAAGTACTTGGGCAAACACGGCTACCCTTGCGTCGCCGACGCCGCGATCGCCGATATGGAAGCCGGCGACTTTCACGGCGTGGTGTTGCCCGGCGGGTTCATGCCCGACAAGCTGCGACGCGACGCCCAGGTGCTGAATATCGTCCGCTCGATGGACCAGGCCGCCAAACTGGTCGCCGCCATTTGCCACGGTGGTTGGATCGCCATCTCGGCGGGGGTTTATCGAGGAGTCCGGGTGACCGGCTCCCTGGGGATTAAAGACGATTTGATCAATGCCGGCGCGCATTGGGAGGACGCTCCCGTGGTGGTCGACCGGCACTTCGTGTCGAGCCGCAAGCCCGACGACTTGCCCGATTTTTGTCGTGCCATCCTCGGCGTGGTTTCCTGA